The following proteins come from a genomic window of Salvia hispanica cultivar TCC Black 2014 chromosome 4, UniMelb_Shisp_WGS_1.0, whole genome shotgun sequence:
- the LOC125219600 gene encoding nuclear pore complex protein NUP98B-like isoform X1, which produces MPHYQNKSHQVLRFEDYKLKKACRGSREAPYSETSGDVINNGHSFEKMISISAMHHYQNKSHEELRLEDSELQKGFNMSTKPWGVTKTEYRGSREAPYSETPGDAINSGHSIGKMISISAMPHYQNKSHEELRFQDYELHKGFNISTECRGSREAPYSETPGDGINSGHSPGKFISISAMPHYQNKSHEELRFQDYELHKGFNISTKPWGVTGTACRGSTEAPYSETPGDGIDKGHSSGKMISISAMHHYQNKSHEELRFHDYELKKECRRSREAPYSETPGDGIDKGHSSGKFISISAMPHYQNKSHEELRFQDYELHKGFNISTKPWGVTGIECRGSREAPYSETPGDGINKGHSSGKIISISGMPCYQNRSHEELRLEDSVLQKGPYISTTPWGVTGTAGRGSREAPYSETPEGDGINRWCSPGEIVSISAMPHYQNRSHEELRFEDSELQKGFFHISTKPWAVTGIECRGSGEVPYSKTPEGDGINTGNSELQKGSSFPLQYPFKESSCLSHPLTSPVPSSQPSFDSLRGTTFGTSTAAYVKPTVGSTSMGFDPLPFGGSSAVGSVGRDPRTCAFGTSSTNVSSATNNSTLGLLITSSTLSDTSNNSVSNNFGFGHGSTSDSASSSIFGSQTSSGSVVTTETKNEESRQGFSATEVVPRENERDVSKIQSISAMAIYEHKSHEELRSEDYGLCNACYKEPSIIASSFMKSTPVTSSDPCSSFMNASQPQQTADKVGPISTNDPNTPSQASSGLPIVTEFTSQNINGPHYTPSSNSLMQSVTSILHGIPTQEPNGRSSETKLQVMFCIDEEANGSVAPSLPRKKPRAWVNITSLSLHMAQGSKGDEVKDSCSSVQIMEINEDMHALLNLHEVEVAATTERRNADVLALLPKLPDGVEYYTEPSLRELAAKEMAEAGFCRRVKDFVVGRQGHGSIKFLGETDVCHLDVESIVQLNNRQVIIYPNGRKKPRDGGQVNKTAEVTMLNVKCISKKTGKKYVEGPQVESYKEILVKTVRERGAEFDSYDPVEGELKLRVKLF; this is translated from the exons ATGCCTCATTATCAAAACAAAAGTCATCAAGTGTTGAGGTTTGAGGACTATAAGCTAAAAAAGG CATGTCGAGGAAGTAGAGAAGCACCGTATTCTGAAACATCAGGTGATGTAATCAATAATGGTCActcatttgaaaaaatgatatcaaTATCAGCAATGCATCATTACCAAAACAAAAGTCATGAAGAGTTGAGGTTAGAGGACTCCGAGCTGCAAAAGG GATTCAACATGTCAACAAAACCTTGGGGTGTTACTAAAACAGAATATCGAGGAAGTAGAGAAGCACCGTATTCTGAAACACCAGGTGATGCAATCAATAGTGGGCATTCCATTGGAAAAATGATATCAATATCAGCAATGCCTCATTACCAAAACAAAAGTCACGAAGAGTTGAGGTTTCAGGACTATGAGCTGCACAAGG GGTTCAACATATCAACAGAATGTCGAGGAAGTAGAGAAGCACCATATTCTGAAACACCAGGTGATGGAATCAATAGTGGGCACTCCCCTGGAAAATTCATATCAATATCAGCAATGCCTCATTACCAAAACAAAAGTCATGAAGAGTTGAGGTTTCAGGACTATGAGCTGCACAAGG GATTCAACATATCAACAAAACCTTGGGGTGTTACTGGAACAGCATGTCGAGGAAGTACAGAAGCACCATATTCTGAAACACCAGGTGATGGAATCGATAAGGGGCACTCCTCTGGAAAAATGATATCAATATCAGCAATGCATCATTACCAAAACAAAAGTCATGAAGAGTTGAGGTTTCATGACTATGAGCTAAAAAAGG AATGTCGACGAAGTAGAGAAGCACCATATTCTGAAACACCAGGTGATGGAATCGATAAGGGGCACTCCTCTGGAAAATTCATATCAATATCAGCAATGCCTCATTACCAAAACAAAAGTCATGAAGAGTTAAGGTTTCAGGACTATGAGCTGCACAAGG GATTCAACATATCAACAAAACCTTGGGGTGTTACTGGAATAGAATGTCGAGGAAGTAGAGAAGCACCGTATTCTGAAACACCAGGTGATGGAATCAATAAGGGGCACTCCTCTGGAAAAATCATATCAATATCAGGAATGCCTTGTTACCAAAACAGAAGTCATGAAGAGTTGAGGTTAGAGGACTCCGTGCTGCAAAAGG GGCCCTATATCTCAACAACACCTTGGGGTGTTACAGGAACAGCAGGTCGAGGAAGTAGAGAAGCACCGTATTCTGAAACACCAGAAGGTGATGGAATCAATAGGTGGTGCTCCCCTGGAGAAATCGTATCAATATCAGCAATGCCCCATTACCAAAACAGAAGTCATGAAGAGTTGAGGTTTGAGGACTCTGAACTACAAAAGG GGTTCTTCCATATCTCTACAAAACCTTGGGCTGTTACTGGAATAGAATGTCGAGGAAGTGGAGAAGTACCGTATTCTAAAACACCAGAAGGTGATGGAATCAACACTGGGAACTCTGAGCTACAAAAGG GATCTAGTTTCCCTTTGCAGTATCCATTTAAAGAATCAAGCTGTCTCTCTCATCCTCTCACTTCTCCTGTGCCATCAAGTCAGCCATCTTTTGATTCTCTTCGGGGAACAACCTTTGGTACATCAACTGCTGCATATGTGAAACCAACAGTTGGCAGCACAAGCATGGGTTTTGATCCTCTTCCATTTGGCGGTTCAAGCGCTGTTGGGTCTGTTGGTCGAGATCCAAGAACTTGTGCTTTTGGAACATCTAGCACCAACGTGTCCAGTGCCACAAACAACTCGACACTTGGTCTTCTCATTACATCGTCAACTTTATCTGATACTTCAAACAATTCCGTGTCAAATAATTTTGGGTTCGGTCATGGTTCGACTTCTGATTCTGCAAGCAGTAGCATATTTGGAAGTCAGACTTCTTCTG GATCTGTTGTCACAActgaaactaaaaatgaagaaagtagGCAAGGATTTTCTGCAACAGAGGTAGTTCcaagagaaaatgaaagagaTGTTTCGAAAATTCAGTCCATTTCTGCAATGGCAATCTACGAACATAAAAGTCATGAGGAGTTGAGGTCAGAGGATTATGGACTATGTAATGCATGTTATAAAG AACCTTCGATCATCGCCTCATCATTCATGAAGTCTACCCCAGTAACATCGTCAGATCCTTGCTCTTCTTTCATGAATGCATCACAGCCTCAACAGACTGCTGACAAAGTAGGACCCATTTCAACTAATGACCCGAATACACCATCTCAAG CTTCAAGTGGCCTGCCAATAGTGACCGAGTTTACCAGTCAAAACATCAATGGACCACA CTACACTCCTTCAAGCAATTCACTTATGCAGTCCGTGACATCAATACTTCATGGAATACCCACTCAGGAGCCTAATGGTAGAAGCAGTGAGACTAAG TTGCAGGTGATGTTTTGCATTGATGAAGAAGCTAATGGTTCAGTAGCCCCTTCGCTGCCACGGAAGAAACCCAGAGCTTGGGTCAATATCACCTCACTGTCTCTTCATATGGCTCAAGGCA GCAAAGGTGATGAGGTCAAAGACAGTTGTAGTTCTGTACAAATTATGGAAATAAATGAAGACATGCATGCCCTTCTGAATCTGCACGAAGTTGAAGTCGCTGCAACAACTGAAAGACGCAATGCTGATGTTTTAGCACTACTGCCAAAGCTTCCTGATGGAGTTGAATATTACACGGAACCTTCACTGCGCGAGCTGGCAGCTAAGGAAATGGCAGAAGCGGGATTCTGCAGGCGTGTGAAGGACTTTGTTGTGGGAAGGCAGGGTCATGGAAGCATCAAGTTTCTTGGAGAAACAGATGTCTGCCATCTCGATGTTGAATCCATCGTGCAGTTGAACAATCGGCAAGTGATCATTTATCCGAACGGGAGAAAGAAGCCACGAGACGGGGGACAGGTTAACAAGACAGCTGAGGTCACTATGCTCAATGTCAAATGCATCAGCAAAAAGACAGGAAAGAAATATGTCGAAGGGCCTCAAGTTGAGAGTTACAAAGAGATCCTGGTCAAAACGGTTCGAGAACGTGGAGCGGAGTTTGATTCATATGATCCAGTTGAAGGGGAACTGAAATTGAGGGTTAAACTCTTTTAG
- the LOC125219600 gene encoding nuclear pore complex protein NUP98B-like isoform X2 — protein sequence MPHYQNKSHQVLRFEDYKLKKACRGSREAPYSETSGDVINNGHSFEKMISISAMHHYQNKSHEELRLEDSELQKGFNMSTKPWGVTKTEYRGSREAPYSETPGDAINSGHSIGKMISISAMPHYQNKSHEELRFQDYELHKGFNISTECRGSREAPYSETPGDGINSGHSPGKFISISAMPHYQNKSHEELRFQDYELHKGFNISTKPWGVTGTACRGSTEAPYSETPGDGIDKGHSSGKMISISAMHHYQNKSHEELRFHDYELKKECRRSREAPYSETPGDGIDKGHSSGKFISISAMPHYQNKSHEELRFQDYELHKGFNISTKPWGVTGIECRGSREAPYSETPGDGINKGHSSGKIISISGMPCYQNRSHEELRLEDSVLQKGTAGRGSREAPYSETPEGDGINRWCSPGEIVSISAMPHYQNRSHEELRFEDSELQKGFFHISTKPWAVTGIECRGSGEVPYSKTPEGDGINTGNSELQKGSSFPLQYPFKESSCLSHPLTSPVPSSQPSFDSLRGTTFGTSTAAYVKPTVGSTSMGFDPLPFGGSSAVGSVGRDPRTCAFGTSSTNVSSATNNSTLGLLITSSTLSDTSNNSVSNNFGFGHGSTSDSASSSIFGSQTSSGSVVTTETKNEESRQGFSATEVVPRENERDVSKIQSISAMAIYEHKSHEELRSEDYGLCNACYKEPSIIASSFMKSTPVTSSDPCSSFMNASQPQQTADKVGPISTNDPNTPSQASSGLPIVTEFTSQNINGPHYTPSSNSLMQSVTSILHGIPTQEPNGRSSETKLQVMFCIDEEANGSVAPSLPRKKPRAWVNITSLSLHMAQGSKGDEVKDSCSSVQIMEINEDMHALLNLHEVEVAATTERRNADVLALLPKLPDGVEYYTEPSLRELAAKEMAEAGFCRRVKDFVVGRQGHGSIKFLGETDVCHLDVESIVQLNNRQVIIYPNGRKKPRDGGQVNKTAEVTMLNVKCISKKTGKKYVEGPQVESYKEILVKTVRERGAEFDSYDPVEGELKLRVKLF from the exons ATGCCTCATTATCAAAACAAAAGTCATCAAGTGTTGAGGTTTGAGGACTATAAGCTAAAAAAGG CATGTCGAGGAAGTAGAGAAGCACCGTATTCTGAAACATCAGGTGATGTAATCAATAATGGTCActcatttgaaaaaatgatatcaaTATCAGCAATGCATCATTACCAAAACAAAAGTCATGAAGAGTTGAGGTTAGAGGACTCCGAGCTGCAAAAGG GATTCAACATGTCAACAAAACCTTGGGGTGTTACTAAAACAGAATATCGAGGAAGTAGAGAAGCACCGTATTCTGAAACACCAGGTGATGCAATCAATAGTGGGCATTCCATTGGAAAAATGATATCAATATCAGCAATGCCTCATTACCAAAACAAAAGTCACGAAGAGTTGAGGTTTCAGGACTATGAGCTGCACAAGG GGTTCAACATATCAACAGAATGTCGAGGAAGTAGAGAAGCACCATATTCTGAAACACCAGGTGATGGAATCAATAGTGGGCACTCCCCTGGAAAATTCATATCAATATCAGCAATGCCTCATTACCAAAACAAAAGTCATGAAGAGTTGAGGTTTCAGGACTATGAGCTGCACAAGG GATTCAACATATCAACAAAACCTTGGGGTGTTACTGGAACAGCATGTCGAGGAAGTACAGAAGCACCATATTCTGAAACACCAGGTGATGGAATCGATAAGGGGCACTCCTCTGGAAAAATGATATCAATATCAGCAATGCATCATTACCAAAACAAAAGTCATGAAGAGTTGAGGTTTCATGACTATGAGCTAAAAAAGG AATGTCGACGAAGTAGAGAAGCACCATATTCTGAAACACCAGGTGATGGAATCGATAAGGGGCACTCCTCTGGAAAATTCATATCAATATCAGCAATGCCTCATTACCAAAACAAAAGTCATGAAGAGTTAAGGTTTCAGGACTATGAGCTGCACAAGG GATTCAACATATCAACAAAACCTTGGGGTGTTACTGGAATAGAATGTCGAGGAAGTAGAGAAGCACCGTATTCTGAAACACCAGGTGATGGAATCAATAAGGGGCACTCCTCTGGAAAAATCATATCAATATCAGGAATGCCTTGTTACCAAAACAGAAGTCATGAAGAGTTGAGGTTAGAGGACTCCGTGCTGCAAAAGG GAACAGCAGGTCGAGGAAGTAGAGAAGCACCGTATTCTGAAACACCAGAAGGTGATGGAATCAATAGGTGGTGCTCCCCTGGAGAAATCGTATCAATATCAGCAATGCCCCATTACCAAAACAGAAGTCATGAAGAGTTGAGGTTTGAGGACTCTGAACTACAAAAGG GGTTCTTCCATATCTCTACAAAACCTTGGGCTGTTACTGGAATAGAATGTCGAGGAAGTGGAGAAGTACCGTATTCTAAAACACCAGAAGGTGATGGAATCAACACTGGGAACTCTGAGCTACAAAAGG GATCTAGTTTCCCTTTGCAGTATCCATTTAAAGAATCAAGCTGTCTCTCTCATCCTCTCACTTCTCCTGTGCCATCAAGTCAGCCATCTTTTGATTCTCTTCGGGGAACAACCTTTGGTACATCAACTGCTGCATATGTGAAACCAACAGTTGGCAGCACAAGCATGGGTTTTGATCCTCTTCCATTTGGCGGTTCAAGCGCTGTTGGGTCTGTTGGTCGAGATCCAAGAACTTGTGCTTTTGGAACATCTAGCACCAACGTGTCCAGTGCCACAAACAACTCGACACTTGGTCTTCTCATTACATCGTCAACTTTATCTGATACTTCAAACAATTCCGTGTCAAATAATTTTGGGTTCGGTCATGGTTCGACTTCTGATTCTGCAAGCAGTAGCATATTTGGAAGTCAGACTTCTTCTG GATCTGTTGTCACAActgaaactaaaaatgaagaaagtagGCAAGGATTTTCTGCAACAGAGGTAGTTCcaagagaaaatgaaagagaTGTTTCGAAAATTCAGTCCATTTCTGCAATGGCAATCTACGAACATAAAAGTCATGAGGAGTTGAGGTCAGAGGATTATGGACTATGTAATGCATGTTATAAAG AACCTTCGATCATCGCCTCATCATTCATGAAGTCTACCCCAGTAACATCGTCAGATCCTTGCTCTTCTTTCATGAATGCATCACAGCCTCAACAGACTGCTGACAAAGTAGGACCCATTTCAACTAATGACCCGAATACACCATCTCAAG CTTCAAGTGGCCTGCCAATAGTGACCGAGTTTACCAGTCAAAACATCAATGGACCACA CTACACTCCTTCAAGCAATTCACTTATGCAGTCCGTGACATCAATACTTCATGGAATACCCACTCAGGAGCCTAATGGTAGAAGCAGTGAGACTAAG TTGCAGGTGATGTTTTGCATTGATGAAGAAGCTAATGGTTCAGTAGCCCCTTCGCTGCCACGGAAGAAACCCAGAGCTTGGGTCAATATCACCTCACTGTCTCTTCATATGGCTCAAGGCA GCAAAGGTGATGAGGTCAAAGACAGTTGTAGTTCTGTACAAATTATGGAAATAAATGAAGACATGCATGCCCTTCTGAATCTGCACGAAGTTGAAGTCGCTGCAACAACTGAAAGACGCAATGCTGATGTTTTAGCACTACTGCCAAAGCTTCCTGATGGAGTTGAATATTACACGGAACCTTCACTGCGCGAGCTGGCAGCTAAGGAAATGGCAGAAGCGGGATTCTGCAGGCGTGTGAAGGACTTTGTTGTGGGAAGGCAGGGTCATGGAAGCATCAAGTTTCTTGGAGAAACAGATGTCTGCCATCTCGATGTTGAATCCATCGTGCAGTTGAACAATCGGCAAGTGATCATTTATCCGAACGGGAGAAAGAAGCCACGAGACGGGGGACAGGTTAACAAGACAGCTGAGGTCACTATGCTCAATGTCAAATGCATCAGCAAAAAGACAGGAAAGAAATATGTCGAAGGGCCTCAAGTTGAGAGTTACAAAGAGATCCTGGTCAAAACGGTTCGAGAACGTGGAGCGGAGTTTGATTCATATGATCCAGTTGAAGGGGAACTGAAATTGAGGGTTAAACTCTTTTAG
- the LOC125222173 gene encoding glutamate--tRNA ligase, cytoplasmic-like: MELLFAADSPPLHAIAAAKISGISLNSKPSLPSASPPTLLLETGKRLYGTNVILRYIGRISSVPGFYGRDAYQASQVDEWLDYAPIFASGSEFEGACSFVDEYLLLNTFLAGYSLSIADVAVWIGLAGAGLRWESLRKSKKYQNLVRWFNSISSEYDAQLSELASTFLGKRGSAKVAASKSKEPQTSSSRSNTLENGVHTTETAGTRTFEVDLPDAEVGKVKLRFAPEPSGYLHIGHSKAALLNQYFTERYKGQVIIRFDDTNPDKESSEFVDNLLKDIETLGIKYSAITYTSDHFPQIMEMAEKLIREGKAYVDDTPREKMQQERMDGIESRCRNNSVEENLNLWKEMIAGSEKGLVCCLRGKLDMQDPNKSLRDPVYYRCNLTPHHRIGAKYKVYPTYDFCCPFVDAVEGITHALRSSEYHDRNDQYYRIQTDMGFRKVHIYEFSRLNMVYTLLSKRKLLWFVQNGKVESWDDPRFPTVQGIVRRGLKIEALIQFILEQGASKNLNLMEWDKLWAINKKIIDPVCPRHTAVIEERRVLLILTDGPKDPFVRILPKHKKYEGAGEKAVTYSNRLWIDYADAESISVNEEVTLKDWGNAIVKEIKKDENGIVTQLVGVLHLEGNVKNTKLKLTWLSDGNELVRLTLVDFDYLITKKKLEEDEDFTDVVNPCTRTETSALGESDMRNLKRGDVIQLERKGYYRCDIPLIRPSKPIVLFAIPDGKQQTVAK, encoded by the exons ATGGAGCTCCTGTTTGCGGCCGATTCTCCACCGCTCCATGCGATCGCTGCTGCCAAAATTTCCGGCATCTCTCTCAACTCTAAACCATCCCTACCCTCTGCCTCGCCGCCAACTCTATTACTTGAGACCGG GAAGAGGCTGTATGGAACTAATGTGATTCTGAGGTATATTGGTAGAATATCAAGTGTGCCTGGTTTCTATGGAAGGGATGCTTATCAGGCAAGCCAG GTCGATGAATGGCTAGATTATGCACCCATTTTTGCATCTGGATCCGAGTTCGAGGGTGCATGCAGCTTTGTGGATGAGTATCTACTGCTGAATACCTTTCTCGCTGGTTATAGCTTGTCAATTGCAGATGTTGCAGTCTGGATTGGTCTTGCTG GAGCGGGTCTGAGATGGGAAAGTTTAAGGAAATCTAAGAAGTACCAAAATTTGGTACGGTGGTTTAACTCAATATCTTCTGAATATGATGCACAGTTGAGTGAACTTGCCTCTACATTTCTTGGGAAGAGAGGTTCTGCAAAGGTAGCAGCTTCCAAGTCGAAGGAACCTCAGACTTCTAGTTCTCGGTCCAACACTCTGGAGAATGGTGTCCATACCACTGAAACTGCTGGCACACGGACCTTCGAGGTAGATCTTCCAGATGCTGAGGTAGGAAAGGTGAAATTGCGGTTTGCACCAGAACCCAGTGGTTATCTCCATATCGGCCATTCGAAAGCTGCATTGTTAAACCAGTATTTTACAGAGCGCTACAAAGGACAGGTTATTATACGTTTTGATGACACGAATCCAGACAAAGAAAGTAGTGAGTTTGTTGATAATCTGCTCAAAGATATTGAGACTCTAGGGATCAAGTACAGTGCTATAACATACACATCAGATCACTTTCCCCAGATCATGGAAATGGCTGAGAAATTGATTCGTGAAGGTAAAGCCTATGTTGATGATACTCCTCGTGAGAAAATGCAGCAGGAAAGGATGGATGGCATAGAGTCGAGGTGCAGGAATAACAGTGTGGAGGAGAACTTAAATTTGTGGAAGGAAATGATTGCTGGTTCAGAGAAGGGTTTGGTATGTTGTCTCCGTGGGAAATTGGACATGCAGGACCCAAACAAATCACTTAGGGATCCTGTGTATTACCGCTGCAATTTGACCCCTCACCATAGGATTGGAGCTAAATATAAGGTATATCCAACATATGATTTCTGCTGTCCATTTGTTGATGCTGTGGAAGGTATCACACATGCTCTTAGATCAAGTGAGTACCATGACCGTAATGATCAGTATTACAGAATTCAGACAGATATGGGATTCAGAAAGGTCCATATCTATGAATTTAGTCGACTGAATATGGTTTATACACTTCTTAGCAAGCGCAAGCTTCTATGGTTTGTCCAAAATGGAAAGGTTGAAAGTTGGGATGATCCTCGTTTTCCTACTGTTCAAGGAATAGTGCGGAGAGGTCTGAAGATTGAAGCACTGATACAGTTTATTCTGGAACAA GGTGCATCGAAGAATCTGAATCTTATGGAGTGGGACAAACTCTGGGCAATCAATAAGAAGATAATTGATCCTGTGTGCCCCAGGCATACAGCTGTTATTGAGGAACGGCGTGTATTACTGATCCTAACTGATGGACCCAAAGATCCTTTTGTCCGCATTTTaccaaaacataaaaagtatGAAGGTGCAGGAGAGAAAGCCGTGACTTATTCAAATAGGTTATGGATAGATTATGCTGATGCTGAATCAATCTCTGTCAATGAAGAAGTAACTCTGAAGGATTGGGGTAATGCAATTGTCAAggaaattaagaaagatgaaaatggGATTGTCACTCAACTGGTAGGAGTCTTGCATCTTGAAGGAAATGTTAAGAACACAAAGTTGAAGCTTACCTGGCTTTCGGATGGCAACGAGCTAGTTAGACTGACGTTGGTTGACTTTGATTATCTTATTACAAAGAAGAAG CTtgaggaagatgaagattTCACCGATGTGGTCAATCCCTGTACGAGAACAGAGACATCAGCTCTTGGGGAGTCTGATATGCGGAACTTGAAGCGCGGTGATGTTATACAGCTGGAGAGGAAAGGGTATTACAGATGTGATATTCCTCTAATTCGTCCTTCAAAGCCTATAGTCCTGTTCGCCATTCCAGATGGCAAGCAGCAAACGGTAGCGAAGTAA
- the LOC125185607 gene encoding germin-like protein subfamily 2 member 1 yields MAVCRLLLLMPLFLLTYTVSADPDNLQDLCVADLSSPVKVNGFPCKANITADDFFSSGIAKPGLSNNSMGAVVTGANVQRIPGLNTLGVSLARIDYAPGGLNPPHTHPRATEVVFVLEGQLDVGFITTANVLISKTIKQGDVFAFPKGLVHFQKNNGMVPAAVISAFNSQLPGTQSIAATLFAATPPVPDNVLAKAFMVGTKEVQEVKSRFASA; encoded by the exons ATGGCTGTTTGCAGGCTGCTTCTACTCATGCCTCTCTTCTTACTCACCTACACAGTCTCTGCTGATCCTGATAATCTTCAAGATCTCTGTGTTGCTGATCTCTCATCTC CTGTGAAAGTGAACGGGTTCCCTTGCAAGGCAAACATAACGGCCGATGACTTCTTCTCCTCCGGGATCGCAAAGCCGGGCCTCAGCAACAACTCGATGGGGGCAGTGGTGACCGGCGCCAACGTGCAGAGGATCCCAGGCCTCAACACGCTAGGCGTGTCCCTGGCGCGTATTGACTACGCGCCAGGGGGGCTGAACCCACCCCACACGCACCCACGCGCCACGGAGGTGGTGTTCGTGCTGGAGGGACAGCTGGACGTCGGATTCATCACCACGGCCAACGTGCTCATCTCCAAGACCATCAAGCAGGGGGACGTGTTCGCCTTCCCCAAGGGCCTCGTCCACTTCCAGAAGAACAACGGGATGGTCCCGGCCGCTGTCATCTCGGCCTTCAACAGCCAGCTTCCCGGCACGCAGTCCATCGCGGCCACGCTCTTCGCAGCAACGCCGCCGGTGCCGGACAATGTGTTGGCTAAGGCGTTCATGGTTGGAACCAAGGAAGTGCAGGAGGTCAAATCAAGGTTTGCGAGTGCGTAA